One part of the Nitrosophilus kaiyonis genome encodes these proteins:
- a CDS encoding AAA family ATPase, with translation MIYQDLKKEIRKVIVGQEEMVESIIIALLNESHLLIEGMPGLAKTTTVKTLSQIIGLDFKRVQFTPDLLPSDILGAQIYNPAKNEFFIRKGPIFTNLLLADEINRAPAKVQSALLEAMQERQVTIDKYSYRLDEPFLVMATQNPIEQEGTYNLPEAQLDRFMMKVKVGYNDFDEEFEIIKRAEEGFSNKTSEILTKEDIKKAKKDVESIFIDDELKRYILKIVFATREHKSLMFGSSPRGSIDLLKASKAKAYLEGKDFVTPKNILEIAKPVLRHRVILTYEARAKGEDADTILDEILTKVPIP, from the coding sequence ATGATATATCAGGATTTAAAGAAAGAGATAAGAAAAGTTATTGTTGGTCAAGAGGAGATGGTAGAGTCTATCATCATAGCTTTGCTTAATGAATCTCATCTTTTAATTGAGGGAATGCCAGGGCTTGCAAAGACTACAACAGTTAAGACTCTATCTCAAATTATAGGGCTTGATTTTAAAAGAGTTCAATTTACGCCTGATCTTTTACCAAGTGATATTTTAGGAGCGCAAATATATAATCCTGCAAAAAATGAGTTTTTTATTAGAAAAGGTCCAATATTTACAAATCTTTTGCTTGCTGATGAGATAAATAGGGCTCCTGCTAAAGTTCAAAGTGCTCTTTTAGAGGCTATGCAAGAAAGGCAGGTAACTATTGATAAATATAGCTATCGGTTAGATGAGCCATTTTTAGTTATGGCAACGCAAAATCCAATAGAGCAAGAGGGAACATACAATCTTCCAGAAGCGCAGCTTGATAGATTTATGATGAAGGTAAAAGTTGGATATAACGATTTTGATGAGGAGTTTGAGATTATAAAAAGAGCTGAAGAGGGGTTTTCAAACAAGACATCTGAGATCTTAACAAAAGAGGATATTAAAAAAGCAAAAAAAGATGTTGAGAGTATTTTTATAGATGATGAGTTAAAAAGATATATACTAAAGATAGTTTTTGCAACAAGAGAGCATAAAAGTTTAATGTTTGGAAGTAGCCCAAGGGGAAGTATTGATCTATTAAAAGCATCAAAAGCAAAAGCCTATCTTGAGGGAAAAGATTTTGTTACACCAAAAAATATTTTAGAGATTGCAAAGCCTGTTTTAAGACATAGAGTTATTTTAACATATGAAGCAAGAGCAAAAGGAGAAGATGCAGATACAATATTAGATGAGATTTTAACAAAAGTTCCAATTCCGTAG
- a CDS encoding VWA domain-containing protein, whose product MSFEYPYILFLIFPAILLIFLIKRGKAENFFNPKIVITNQSSKDILLPIVLVFVIISMARPVIYEDYFKNKNLTPLFIAIDFSNSMMANDIKPNRLEAAKNIAKELIKKSSFKNSIIIFTTNPLIISPPTSDKEASFMALNSIDQKNILTKGTDFKKLFEFVGKFNGEKNLVVISDGGDFKNVDELENILKKKNIRVFGIGVATKTGALIPTNDGYLKDENKKLVVSRLNENFIELSKRFGGFYEKNYIDILDNIKSKEKSYKERRKIELFFIPLLVAFFIFIHIYTTIFEKIKIKKIWVIFLAISLKASIIDEYKIEKSYEYIKSNRFKEAKELLKDISYLEAKYALGVAYFKDGDIKKALNIFKSIKTKDRSIKQKLYFNIALCYEKVRNYEEALKYFVKSYQLNQDSKTFEKIKKYVFIKNEKKLLLPFSKQKNISKESKKNSKKSKSAGGANINIALQSGASKNGKKEKGSALSKKAKAMPISSKVYELINKGYIDEKNPW is encoded by the coding sequence ATGAGCTTTGAGTATCCATATATACTTTTTTTGATATTTCCAGCAATTTTACTTATATTTTTAATAAAAAGAGGAAAAGCTGAGAACTTTTTTAATCCAAAAATAGTTATAACAAATCAAAGCTCAAAAGATATTTTGCTTCCTATTGTTTTGGTTTTTGTGATTATATCTATGGCAAGACCTGTTATTTATGAAGATTATTTTAAAAATAAAAATCTAACTCCACTTTTTATAGCTATAGATTTTTCCAATTCTATGATGGCAAATGATATAAAACCAAATAGATTGGAAGCTGCAAAAAATATTGCAAAAGAGTTAATCAAAAAAAGCAGTTTTAAAAACTCTATTATCATTTTTACCACAAACCCTCTTATAATCTCTCCTCCAACAAGTGATAAAGAGGCAAGCTTTATGGCCTTAAATTCGATTGATCAAAAAAATATTTTAACAAAGGGAACAGATTTTAAAAAGCTTTTTGAGTTTGTTGGAAAGTTTAATGGAGAAAAAAATTTAGTGGTAATCTCTGATGGTGGGGATTTTAAAAATGTTGACGAGTTAGAAAATATTTTAAAAAAGAAAAATATAAGAGTGTTTGGCATAGGGGTTGCAACAAAAACAGGAGCATTAATACCCACTAATGATGGATATCTAAAAGATGAAAACAAAAAATTAGTTGTTAGTAGATTAAATGAGAATTTTATAGAGCTTTCAAAAAGATTTGGTGGATTTTATGAGAAAAACTATATAGATATTTTAGATAATATTAAATCAAAAGAGAAAAGCTATAAAGAAAGAAGAAAGATAGAGCTATTTTTTATACCTTTATTGGTAGCTTTTTTTATATTTATACATATTTATACAACAATTTTTGAAAAGATAAAGATAAAAAAGATTTGGGTAATTTTTTTGGCTATCTCTTTAAAAGCTTCTATAATAGATGAATATAAAATAGAAAAATCTTATGAATATATAAAATCAAATAGATTCAAAGAGGCAAAAGAGCTTTTAAAAGATATTTCTTATCTTGAAGCTAAGTATGCTTTAGGAGTTGCATATTTTAAAGATGGTGATATAAAAAAGGCTCTAAATATTTTTAAAAGTATTAAAACAAAGGATAGAAGTATTAAGCAAAAACTCTATTTTAATATCGCTTTATGTTACGAAAAAGTTAGAAACTATGAAGAGGCATTAAAATATTTTGTAAAATCTTATCAATTAAATCAAGATAGTAAAACTTTTGAAAAGATAAAAAAGTATGTTTTTATAAAAAATGAAAAAAAACTTCTTCTTCCTTTTTCAAAACAAAAAAATATCTCAAAAGAGAGCAAAAAAAATTCAAAAAAATCAAAAAGTGCAGGTGGAGCAAATATAAATATCGCTTTGCAAAGCGGGGCTTCAAAAAATGGAAAAAAAGAAAAAGGTTCCGCTTTATCAAAAAAAGCAAAAGCAATGCCAATTAGCTCAAAAGTTTATGAACTTATAAATAAAGGCTATATAGATGAAAAAAATCCTTGGTAG
- a CDS encoding 4Fe-4S dicluster domain-containing protein: MSKRQLAMVMDLNKCIGCQTCTVACKTQWTNRNGREYMYWNNVETYPGEGYPKKWMELGGGFDAAGDLQPGIIPSIESDYGVPWDYNYESLAEQNLLSDSPEPGFKPDSSPTWGPNWDEDQGAGNFPMDNYFFYLPRICNHCTNPGCLSACPRDAIFKREEDGVVLVDLDRCQGYRYCIAGCPYKKIYFNPKISKSEKCILCFPRVEQGLPPACAQSCVGRIRFVGFLDDEESQVYKLVHKYKVALPLRPDYGTQPNVYYVPPVEAPPKFDENGKIIEGSDRVPVEELEKLFGPAVHDAMKTIKAEREKRKKTGKSELMDILIAYQHKDMFRLDNDYYQQVAREKGMKPLAPVDERYVAGKYTKITSFKVNA; the protein is encoded by the coding sequence ATGTCAAAAAGACAATTAGCGATGGTAATGGACCTTAACAAATGTATAGGTTGTCAAACTTGTACAGTTGCTTGTAAAACACAATGGACCAATAGAAATGGTCGTGAATATATGTATTGGAACAATGTTGAAACATATCCAGGTGAAGGATATCCAAAAAAATGGATGGAACTTGGTGGGGGCTTTGATGCTGCTGGAGATTTGCAACCTGGAATCATTCCAAGTATAGAATCAGATTATGGTGTACCTTGGGATTATAATTATGAATCATTGGCTGAACAAAATCTACTAAGTGATTCTCCAGAGCCTGGATTTAAACCAGACAGTTCTCCAACTTGGGGACCAAATTGGGATGAAGATCAAGGTGCTGGAAATTTCCCAATGGATAACTACTTTTTCTATTTACCAAGGATTTGTAACCACTGTACAAATCCAGGATGCCTTAGTGCATGTCCAAGAGATGCAATATTTAAAAGAGAAGAAGATGGTGTAGTTTTAGTTGATCTTGATAGATGTCAAGGATATAGATACTGTATAGCTGGATGTCCATATAAAAAGATATATTTTAATCCAAAAATATCAAAAAGTGAAAAATGTATTTTATGTTTCCCAAGAGTTGAGCAAGGGCTTCCGCCAGCATGTGCTCAAAGCTGTGTTGGAAGAATTAGATTTGTTGGATTTTTAGATGATGAGGAGAGTCAAGTATATAAACTTGTTCATAAATATAAAGTTGCTTTACCTTTAAGACCAGACTATGGAACACAACCAAATGTTTATTATGTTCCGCCAGTTGAAGCTCCTCCTAAATTTGATGAAAATGGAAAAATAATTGAGGGAAGCGATAGAGTTCCTGTTGAAGAGCTTGAAAAACTTTTTGGTCCGGCAGTTCATGATGCAATGAAAACTATTAAGGCTGAAAGAGAAAAAAGAAAGAAAACAGGAAAATCTGAACTTATGGATATATTAATTGCATATCAACATAAAGATATGTTTAGATTGGATAATGACTATTATCAGCAGGTAGCTCGTGAAAAAGGCATGAAGCCTTTAGCACCAGTTGATGAGAGATATGTAGCTGGCAAATATACTAAAATCACTTCATTTAAGGTGAACGCATGA
- a CDS encoding TorD/DmsD family molecular chaperone, with amino-acid sequence MDNKTKAFVYAFLSRCYEKELDLKAIKDLKNSIELLETIGEDSKEWFLSSDDEKILEELNIDFSSTFLLNSQPVETLIEDSKGEILVGLQNPVMQFYFTHGYEIDMNKTQILAPDHISIELGFMQNLNYRGEKKAAFDFLKEHLLRWIPPYLIGVKSLIQTPFYKDLADFTIEFLFSDYEELKEELEVGN; translated from the coding sequence TTGGATAATAAAACAAAAGCTTTTGTATATGCATTTTTATCAAGATGTTACGAAAAAGAGCTTGATTTAAAAGCTATTAAAGATTTAAAAAACAGTATTGAGCTTCTTGAAACGATAGGAGAAGATAGTAAAGAGTGGTTTTTAAGTAGTGATGATGAAAAGATTTTAGAAGAGTTAAATATAGATTTTAGCTCAACTTTTTTGTTAAATTCTCAACCTGTTGAGACACTTATAGAAGATAGCAAAGGTGAGATATTAGTTGGGCTTCAAAATCCAGTTATGCAGTTTTATTTTACTCATGGATATGAGATAGATATGAATAAAACTCAGATTCTTGCTCCTGATCATATATCAATAGAGCTTGGTTTTATGCAAAATTTAAACTATAGAGGCGAAAAAAAAGCAGCATTTGATTTTTTAAAAGAGCATCTATTAAGATGGATACCACCATATTTAATAGGAGTTAAAAGTTTGATTCAAACCCCTTTTTATAAAGATTTAGCTGATTTTACAATTGAATTTTTGTTTAGTGATTATGAAGAATTGAAAGAGGAATTGGAAGTTGGGAATTAG
- a CDS encoding ethylbenzene dehydrogenase-related protein, which yields MRRVSRLLAALSLAATAVLAGNVVEAVKVNADLLKLKCGSKVIMKNAKFSEIVVYPQKTVTLNDKKANEINKNSKAKKVEVAALYDGKNVAVIVRWPDKTKNIQKGYKSDIYADGFAVQFANKPKDVNKLPYIGMGSKNRPVVIYLQKAVEKVYEPNGNGVVGYQVNPHNTNRFGKDLEKFEKRVEQLAIKDYQRAFISEGFRSMTEIKDNSAKYSADMHYVGKKGGMWGGMVVRPLKDSYLNLNSGAFPVAVAIWDGEKLNRDGLKHLSGWIAVKLPNGGGTDLVKATNEIVKGDVKKGKELALTNCASCHRWRGAEQAPMYMAPDLSNIGGQATAGYIRESIVDPNAVIVPGYNRNSHPNFAWYSVDDKGNRTSVMPPFDWMDKKSLDDLVAYMQTLKAEVEK from the coding sequence ATGAGAAGAGTAAGTAGATTATTAGCAGCCTTGAGTTTGGCTGCAACGGCAGTATTGGCAGGTAATGTGGTTGAAGCAGTAAAAGTAAATGCTGATCTTTTAAAGCTTAAATGTGGAAGCAAAGTTATAATGAAAAATGCTAAATTTAGCGAAATAGTTGTATATCCACAAAAAACAGTTACTTTAAATGATAAAAAAGCAAATGAGATAAATAAAAATTCAAAAGCTAAAAAAGTAGAAGTTGCAGCACTTTATGATGGTAAAAATGTAGCGGTTATTGTTAGATGGCCTGATAAAACAAAAAATATCCAAAAAGGGTATAAAAGCGATATTTATGCGGATGGTTTTGCAGTACAATTTGCAAATAAACCAAAAGATGTAAATAAGCTGCCTTATATTGGAATGGGGAGTAAAAATAGGCCAGTTGTTATATATCTTCAAAAAGCTGTTGAAAAAGTTTATGAACCAAATGGAAATGGAGTTGTTGGATATCAAGTAAATCCACACAATACCAATAGATTTGGCAAAGATTTAGAAAAGTTTGAAAAAAGAGTAGAACAACTTGCAATAAAAGATTATCAAAGAGCATTCATTAGTGAAGGCTTTAGAAGTATGACTGAGATTAAAGATAACTCAGCTAAATACAGTGCAGATATGCATTATGTTGGTAAAAAAGGTGGAATGTGGGGTGGAATGGTTGTAAGGCCGCTTAAAGATAGTTATCTTAATTTAAATAGCGGAGCTTTTCCAGTAGCAGTTGCTATATGGGATGGAGAAAAATTAAATAGAGATGGACTAAAGCATCTTTCAGGTTGGATAGCTGTTAAGCTTCCAAATGGTGGTGGAACTGATCTAGTTAAAGCTACAAATGAGATAGTTAAAGGTGATGTTAAAAAAGGAAAAGAGTTAGCTTTAACAAATTGTGCAAGTTGTCATAGATGGAGAGGTGCTGAACAGGCTCCTATGTATATGGCTCCAGATTTAAGCAATATTGGTGGCCAAGCAACTGCAGGATATATAAGAGAATCAATTGTTGATCCAAATGCTGTAATAGTTCCTGGATACAATAGAAATTCTCATCCAAATTTTGCTTGGTATAGTGTGGATGATAAAGGAAATAGAACTTCTGTAATGCCTCCATTTGACTGGATGGATAAGAAGTCTTTAGATGATTTAGTAGCATATATGCAAACACTTAAAGCGGAGGTAGAGAAATGA
- a CDS encoding 4Fe-4S dicluster domain-containing protein, producing MNIYKQNTDIFEFDRLKCLRTDYYHNNCSECIDICPENAFIFDRGKLKLDEKSCKNCGVCVGVCPSEALSVNFFDPNGYIVSLNDSEVFLSCKKDTPCLSIFSTQNFITLALRKDKVSCDLSHCENCELNKENKIYESIKNRIDEANRFLKESKCDKKIEIKKISQDLGRRALFKKMFNNVKELSGEGIDIKSLSNVRNRIPIKNILLKNSIKKEIESINNSRISTNYSFLSNKKIDFDLCNNCSDCVKFCPTDALFYSNDSTTIWFQAGKCISCGICNNICEPKAIDNEENIDLIEYAFDRGKKLVEHKLEICSECKTPFAYKGGELICDRCKNFVNDFGDIFQLASDME from the coding sequence ATGAATATATATAAACAAAATACAGATATTTTTGAGTTTGATAGATTAAAATGTTTAAGGACTGATTATTATCATAATAACTGTAGCGAGTGTATAGATATATGTCCAGAAAATGCATTTATTTTTGATAGAGGAAAATTAAAGCTTGATGAAAAAAGTTGCAAAAATTGTGGAGTTTGTGTTGGAGTTTGTCCAAGTGAGGCTTTGAGTGTAAACTTTTTTGATCCAAATGGATATATTGTTTCATTAAATGATAGTGAAGTTTTTCTCTCTTGCAAAAAAGATACTCCTTGTTTGAGTATATTTAGTACGCAAAATTTTATAACTTTAGCTTTGAGAAAAGATAAAGTTAGTTGTGATCTATCTCATTGTGAAAATTGTGAATTAAATAAAGAAAATAAAATATATGAATCAATAAAAAACAGAATTGATGAGGCAAATAGATTTTTAAAAGAGTCTAAATGTGATAAAAAAATAGAGATAAAAAAAATATCACAAGATTTAGGCAGAAGGGCTCTTTTTAAAAAGATGTTTAATAATGTTAAAGAGTTAAGTGGTGAGGGGATAGATATAAAATCTTTAAGCAATGTGCGAAATAGAATCCCAATAAAAAATATACTGCTTAAAAACTCTATTAAAAAAGAGATAGAATCTATAAATAATAGCAGAATAAGCACAAACTACTCCTTTTTATCAAATAAAAAAATTGATTTTGATTTATGCAATAACTGCTCGGATTGTGTTAAATTTTGTCCAACTGATGCACTTTTTTATTCAAATGATTCAACAACTATATGGTTTCAAGCAGGTAAATGTATAAGTTGTGGCATTTGTAACAATATTTGTGAGCCAAAAGCGATTGATAATGAAGAAAATATAGATTTAATAGAGTATGCTTTTGATAGAGGAAAAAAACTAGTTGAGCATAAGCTCGAAATTTGCAGTGAATGTAAAACCCCTTTTGCTTATAAAGGAGGGGAGTTAATTTGTGATAGATGCAAAAATTTTGTGAATGATTTTGGTGATATTTTTCAATTGGCTTCTGATATGGAGTAG
- a CDS encoding vWA domain-containing protein — protein sequence MNISFDYPIFFIFLIFLICFYRCKREKLKIYFSKTSLLPKKIIGRKNFLPILIFLSSVLALGSPFSYDSILQNPKKGRDLVIALDASGSMGSEMDGKSKFELVLELVKKFLQTRYDDNVGFVVFGSFAYPASPITYDIKALQFILNYLDISIAGNNTAIGEAIKVSVDLLKKSSAKEKVIILFTDGYHNSGYISPKDALKEAKKINAKIYTIGIGEEFDKNLLKKIAQESGGKSFSAKNQEDLKEIINEIQKLEKSPIRAGVYLNKKALFEYALIFLALLLLIDIKRKI from the coding sequence TTGAATATTAGTTTTGATTATCCGATTTTTTTTATTTTTTTAATATTTTTAATCTGTTTTTATAGATGCAAAAGAGAGAAGTTAAAAATATATTTTTCTAAAACATCTCTTCTTCCAAAAAAAATAATAGGCAGAAAAAATTTTTTGCCTATTTTAATTTTTTTATCCTCTGTTTTAGCTCTTGGTTCTCCGTTTTCATATGACTCTATTTTACAAAATCCAAAAAAGGGCAGAGATTTAGTTATAGCTCTTGATGCAAGCGGCTCTATGGGCTCAGAGATGGATGGTAAAAGTAAATTTGAATTGGTTTTAGAGCTTGTTAAAAAATTTTTGCAAACAAGGTATGATGATAATGTCGGTTTTGTAGTTTTTGGTAGTTTTGCCTATCCAGCTTCTCCTATTACATACGATATTAAAGCACTACAATTTATTTTAAACTATCTTGATATTTCAATTGCTGGAAACAATACAGCCATTGGTGAAGCGATAAAGGTTAGTGTGGATCTGCTTAAAAAAAGCAGTGCAAAAGAAAAGGTTATTATTTTATTTACTGACGGATATCACAATAGCGGATATATCTCTCCAAAAGATGCCCTAAAAGAGGCAAAAAAGATTAATGCAAAGATTTATACTATTGGAATTGGAGAGGAATTTGACAAAAATCTTTTAAAAAAGATTGCCCAAGAGAGTGGAGGAAAAAGTTTTAGTGCAAAAAACCAAGAGGATTTAAAAGAGATTATAAATGAGATACAAAAGCTTGAAAAAAGTCCAATAAGAGCTGGTGTTTATCTAAATAAAAAGGCTCTTTTTGAGTATGCTTTGATTTTTTTGGCTCTATTATTGTTAATAGATATAAAGAGGAAAATATGA
- a CDS encoding DUF58 domain-containing protein: protein MDINRLIIKTKKDIFSKSSGIFSAKTAGEGYDFYELKEYDLNSDARKIDWLISAKMQKPYVRVYQEEKLRNIVIIFLLSGSLFFGAKRLKLETLVEIFLLLGFSALKEREKLTAIEKNNLKYIKNFFDLEDFAKNIDNKNIIGLKPDFKDINELFYKIREKSLIVFLGDFLYEIDLSLFAKKHEVIAFVARDSIEKGFYKDLEFESVDNESLKKSSLSLRGKDFKTYGKNIEKVLDKNYINFRKNGIDFLEIFDIDDTFLKLNRFFIGR, encoded by the coding sequence ATGGATATAAATAGATTAATTATAAAAACAAAAAAAGATATTTTTTCAAAAAGTAGTGGCATATTTAGTGCAAAAACTGCTGGTGAGGGGTATGATTTTTATGAGTTAAAAGAGTATGATTTAAACTCAGATGCAAGAAAGATAGATTGGCTTATTAGCGCTAAAATGCAAAAGCCATATGTTAGGGTATATCAAGAGGAAAAACTTAGAAACATAGTTATTATTTTTCTTCTTAGTGGTTCACTATTTTTTGGTGCAAAAAGATTAAAGCTTGAGACATTAGTTGAAATTTTTTTGCTTCTTGGATTTAGCGCATTAAAAGAGAGAGAAAAATTAACTGCTATAGAAAAAAACAATCTAAAATATATAAAAAATTTTTTTGATTTAGAAGATTTTGCTAAAAATATTGATAATAAAAATATTATAGGACTAAAGCCAGATTTTAAAGATATAAATGAGCTTTTTTATAAAATAAGAGAAAAATCTTTGATTGTTTTTTTGGGTGATTTTTTATATGAGATAGATTTAAGTCTGTTTGCTAAAAAGCACGAAGTTATAGCTTTTGTTGCAAGAGATAGTATTGAAAAGGGATTTTATAAAGATTTAGAATTTGAAAGTGTCGATAATGAGAGTTTAAAAAAATCAAGTTTGAGCTTAAGAGGAAAAGATTTTAAAACATATGGAAAAAATATTGAAAAAGTTTTAGACAAAAACTATATAAATTTTAGAAAAAATGGTATAGATTTTTTAGAGATTTTTGATATAGATGATACTTTTTTAAAACTAAATAGATTTTTTATAGGAAGATGA